A region from the Arvicola amphibius chromosome 12, mArvAmp1.2, whole genome shotgun sequence genome encodes:
- the Prr12 gene encoding proline-rich protein 12, translating to MDRNYPSAGFGDPLGAGAGWSYERSAKASLVYGSSRTSHPETDILHRQAYAAPHPLQSYATNHHPAGLSGLFDTGLHHAGSAGPDASVMNLISALESRGPQPGPSASSLLSQFRSPSWQTAMHTPGPTELFISGALPGSSTFPSSSALSAYQHPASFGSRPFPVPSSLSLQDPPFSPPANGLLSPHDVLHLKPSQAPAVPSSLGFERLAGGGVLGPAGLGPAQTPPYRPGPPDPPPPPRHLPTQFNLLASSSAATATEPSSPQLYNFSGAAPGPPPERALPRQDTVIKHYQRPASAQPPPPPPPAHSLQHYLSCGGSYSSMGHRASLACSPLGGGEPSPGSGEPSKGGPSGAAAGAAGRATGPETAGGGGAGGGGGYRPIIQSPGYKTSKGGYGPATGGATRPPPPRSTATPKCQSLGGPAAAYATGKASGAGGAGGQAYSPGQPQGLLGPQAYGQGFGGGQAQDLSKGPSYSGGPPQPPSGPPPPGLATCQSYSPDQLQGQLYGVQGEPYPGPAAHSQGLPTASPSLSYSTGHSPALSGHGGGWGPSSLGGGGEASPSHIIRPLQSPPATGRPPGVGSPGAPGKYLSSVLASAPFLAPPGASSYAAGAGGYKGKGDGSELLAGPGGATTERTEDEEFLIQHLLQAPSPPRTSGADGLVGEDGPADASKGLGGSGGAGGPPGTPYELAKEDPQRYHLQSVIRTSASLDEGATAALELGLGRMKEKKKGPERGGETPEGLATSVVHYGAGAKELGAFLQKSPPPPPPTAQPNQPTPHGLLLEAGGPDLPMVLPPPPPQLLPSVLSHAPSPSPSAPKVGVHLLEPASRDGAPQPPPPPPPPPPPMPLQLEAHLRSHGLEPTAPSPRLRPEESLEPPGAMQELLGALEPLPPGPGDTGVGPPNSEGKDPAGAYRSPSPQGTKAPRFVPLTSICFPDSLLQDEERSFFPTMEEMFGGGAADDYGKAGQTEDDGDPKTGAGPPPGPTAYDPYGPYCGGRASGTGPETPGLGLDPNKPPELPSTVNAEPLGLIQSGPHQSAPPPPPPPPPPPVSEPKGGLTSPIFCSTKPKKLLKTSSFHLLRRRDPPFQTPKKLYAQEYEFEADEDKADVPADIRLNPRRLPDLVSSCRSRPALSPLGDIDFCPPNPGPDGPRRRGRKPTKAKRDGPPRPRGRPRIRPLEGPAIPGPASASITTDGAKKPRGRGRGRGRKAEEMGSTRLEPLKPLKIKLSVPKAGEGLGAPSNDAVSGVDHNSLDSNLTREKIEAKIKEVEEKQPEMKSGFMASFLDFLKSGKRHPPLYQAGLTPPLSPPKSVPASVPTRGLQPPPPTAPTVPHPAPSGPFGLGGALEAAETEGLGLGCPSPCKRLDEELKRNLETLPSFSSDEEDSVAKNRDLQESISSAISALDDPPLTGPKDTSTPEEPPLGTGPTVSGPPPLPSLPSTNSNGTPEPPLLEEKPPPTPPPAPTPQPPPPPPPPPPPVPALPSPTPLVTPVASSPPPPQPPPPPALPSPPPPPPPPPQPTPTAIPPVAPPEEPAAPSPEDPEPPDARPLHLAKKQETAAVCGETDEEAGESGGEGIFRERDEFVIRAEDIPSLKLALQTGREPPPIWRVQKALLQKFTPEIKDGQRQFCATSNYLGYFGDAKNRYQRLYVKFLENVNKKDYVRVCARKPWHRPPLPVRRSGQSKGPTPVGGSSAPPSKAPAPPAKPETPEKATSEKPPELTPEPAVLEPPAPEKPSPPQPVEKEKEKEKEKEKERVTRGSDRPLRSERAASGRQMRTDRSLAAGQSTTSRLSKTRPTKVKAEPPPKKRKKWLKEAVGNASASGGPGGSSSDSESSPGAPSEDERAVPGRLLKTRAMREMYRSYVEMLVSTALDPDMIQALEDTHDELYLPPMRKIDGLLNEHKKKVLKRLSLSPALQDALHTFPHLQVEQTGEGSHEEGAVRLRPAGEPYNRKTLSKLKRNVVRAQEFKVELEKSGYYTLYHSLHHYKYHTFLRCRDQTLAIEGGAEDLGQEEVVQQCMRNQPWLEQLFDSFSDLLAQAQAHSRCG from the exons ATGGACAGGAACTACCCCAGCGCCGGCTTCGGGGACCCGCTCGGCGCCGGGGCGGGATGGAGTTACGAGAGGTCAGCGAAAGCTAG CTTGGTCTACGGCAGCTCCCGGACCTCGCATCCAGAAACCGACATCTTGCACCGCCAGGCCTACGCGGCCCCCCACCCACTACAAAGCTATGCCACCAACCACCACCCGGCAG GACTCTCCGGACTTTTTGACACTGGCCTCCACCACGCAGGCTCAGCAGGGCCAGACGCCTCCGTCATGAACCTCATCTCGGCCCTGGAGTCCCGGGGCCCTCAGCCTGGCCCCTccgcctcctctctcctctcccagttCCGAAGTCCTTCCTGGCAAACAG CCATGCACACACCAGGCCCTACGGAGCTCTTCATCTCTGGTGCCCTCCCGGGTTCCAGCAcctttccatcttcctctgccctgTCTGCCTATCAGCACCCAGCTTCCTTCGGCAGCCGCCCCTTCCCAGTGCCCTCATCCCTCAGCCTCCAGGATCCACCTTTCAGTCCTCCTGCTAATGGGCTCCTGTCTCCCCATGATGTGCTCCACCTGAAGCCCTCGCAGGCACCCGCAGTGCCCTCTTCATTGGGTTTTGAGCGCCTGGCAGGGGGTGGTGTCTTGGGGCCTGCTGGCCTTGGCCCTGCTCAGACCCCTCCTTACCGCCCTGGTCCCCCAgatccacctccacctccccgcCACCTCCCAACTCAGTTCAATTTGCTggcttcttcttctgctgccaCTGCTACCGAGCCATCCTCCCCTCAGCTCTACAACTTCTCGGGTGCCGCCCCAGGTCCACCGCCCGAGCGGGCCCTGCCCCGACAGGACACGGTCATCAAACACTACCAGCGGCCTGCCAGTGCCCagcccccaccacccccaccaccagccCATTCCCTGCAGCACTATCTGAGCTGTGGAGGCAGCTATTCCTCCATGGGCCACAGGGCCAGCTTGGCTTGCAGCCCCCTGGGAGGTGGGGAGCCTTCTCCAGGTTCTGGAGAACCTAGCAAGGGTGGGCCCAGTGGAGCCGCAGCTGGAGCAGCTGGCCGGGCCACAGGCCCGGAGACTGCTGGGGGTGGTGgggcagggggtggtggtgggtacCGCCCTATCATCCAGTCCCCTGGTTACAAGACAAGTAAGGGGGGTTATGGACCAGCTACAGGGGGTGCCACCAGGCCTCCACCACCTCGATCTACCGCTACACCCAAGTGTCAGAGCCTGGGTGGACCAGCGGCTGCTTACGCTACTGGAAaagcctctggagctggaggggCTGGGGGCCAGGCGTATTCTCCTGGTCAGCCTCAAGGGCTTCTGGGACCCCAGGCCTATGGGCAAGGGTTTGGAGGGGGCCAAGCACAGGACTTGAGCAAAGGTCCTAGCTATTCTGGTGGGCCCCCGCAGCCCCCCAGTGGACCCCCACCTCCTGGTCTGGCTACCTGTCAGAGTTACTCTCCAGACCAGCTCCAAGGCCAGCTCTATGGGGTACAGGGTGAGCCTTACCCAGGGCCAGCTGCCCATTCACAGGGGCTCCCCACAGCCAGTCCCTCTCTCAGCTATAGTACTGGCCACTCACCAGCTCTCTCCGGTCATGGAGGTGGCTGGGGCCCCAGTTctctgggaggtggtggagagGCCAGCCCTTCTCATATCATCCGACCCCTCCAGTCACCGCCTGCTACCGGTCGCCCTCCTGGTGTTGGCTCTCCAGGAGCCCCTGGCAAATACTTAAGTTCAGTCTTAGCTTCAGCTCCGTTTCTGGCCCCCCCTGGAGCCAGCAGCTATGCCGCTGGAGCAGGTGGCTACAAGGGAAAAGGAGATGGCTCTGAGCTGCTTGCTGGGCCTGGCGGTGCTACCACCGAGCGCACAGAAGATGAAGAATTTCTGATTCAGCACCTCCTTCAGGCACCCAGTCCACCTCGGACCTCAGGGGCAGATGGCTTGGTGGGCGAGGATGGGCCAGCTGATGCCTCTAAGGGACTCGGGGGCAGCGGTGGTGCTGGAGGACCGCCAGGCACACCGTATGAATTGGCCAAGGAAGATCCCCAGAGGTACCACCTACAAAGTGTCATCCGGACCAGTGCCAGCTTGGATGAGGGAGCCACGGCTGCGCTGGAGCTGGGCTTGGggaggatgaaggagaagaaaaagggtcCAGAGCGGGGCGGTGAAACCCCTGAGGGACTCGCCACCTCAGTCGTTCACTATGGAGCAGGTGCCAAGGAGCTGGGAGCCTTCTTGCAGAAGAGcccacctcccccaccacccACGGCCCAGCCAAACCAGCCCACACCCCATGGCCTCCTCTTGGAGGCTGGAGGTCCTGACCTTCCAATGGTGCTGCCTCCGCCTCCCCCCCAGCTGCTACCTTCTGTACTCAGCCATGCCCCGAGCCCCTCACCCAGTGCACCTAAAGTTGGCGTTCACCTCCTCGAGCCAGCCTCCCGGGATGGGGCTCCCCAGCCACCTCCGCCGccgccccccccaccaccacctatgCCTCTGCAGCTTGAAGCTCACCTTCGCAGCCATGGCCTGGAGCCCACAGCCCCAAGTCCTCGCTTACGGCCAGAGGAGAGCCTGGAACCCCCTGGGGCCATGCAAGAATTGCTAGGGGCTCTGGAACCATTGCCACCGGGACCTGGTGACACTGGCGTCGGACCACCTAACTCAGAGGGCAAGGACCCTGCAGGCGCCTACCGAAGCCCCAGCCCACAAGGGACTAAGGCGCCACGGTTTGTCCCCCTCACATCTATCTGCTTTCCTGACTCGTTGCTTCAGGATGAGGAGCGGAGCTTTTTCCCCACCATGGAGGAGATGTTTGGTGGAGGGGCAGCTGATGACTATGGCAAGGCTGGACAGACTGAAGATGACGGAGACCCCAAGACTGGTGCTGGTCCACCCCCTGGTCCCACTGCTTATGACCCCTATGGACCCTACTGTGGAGGCCGAGCATCTGGAACTGGACCAGAGACTCCAGGCCTGGGTCTGGATCCCAATAAACCCCCTGAGCTTCCCTCCACTGTCAATGCAGAACCACTGGGCCTGATCCAGAGTGGGCCCCACCAGTCAGCGCCCCCACcgccacccccgcccccaccaccacctgtctccGAGCCCAAGGGTGGCCTCACCTCACCCATCTTCTGCTCAACTAAGCCAAAGAAGCTGCTGAAGACGTCCTCATTCCACCTGCTACGGCGTCGTGATCCCCCCTTCCAGACACCCAAGAAACTGTACGCCCAGGAGTATGAATTTGAGGCCGACGAGGACAAAGCCGACGTGCCCGCAGACATCCGCCTGAACCCAAGACGCCTGCCCGATCTGGTGTCCAGCTGCCGCTCCCGGCCGGCCCTCTCACCACTGGGGGATATAGACTTTTGCCCACCCAACCCTGGGCCTGATGGCCCTCGGCGCCGAGGCCGCAAGCCCACCAAGGCAAAGCGTGACGGTCCTCCCCGACCCCGGGGGAGACCCCGGATTCGTCCACTGGAGGGCCCTGCCATTCCAggtccagcctcagcctccataACCACTGATGGGGCCAAGAAACCCCGGGGccggggcaggggcagaggcaggaaggctgaGGAAATGGGAAGTACTCGTTTGGAGCCCCTGAAACCACTTAAG ATCAAGCTTTCTGTACCCAAGGCTGGTGAGGGTCTGGGAGCGCCTTCCAACGATGCCGTCTCAGGTGTAGACCATAATAGCCTGGATTCCAACCTGACCCGGGAGAAAATTGAGGCCAAGATCAAGGAGGTAGAAGAGAAGCAACCGGAGATGAAGTCAGGCTTTATGGCCTCCTTCCTTGACTTTCTCAAGTCAGGCAAGCGGCACCCACCACTCTACCAAGCTGGCCTGACGCCTCCGCTAAGCCCCCCTAAGAGCGTGCCAGCCTCTGTGCCTACCCGAGGTCTGCAGCCCCCACCACCCACTGCACCCACTGTGCCACACCCTGCACCCTCTGGTCCTTTTGGCCTGGGGGGCGCATTAGAGGCTGCAGAGACTGAGGGTctggggctgggctgcccttcacCCTGCAAGCGGCTGGACGAAGAGCTCAAGCGCAACCTGGAGACgctgccctctttctcctctgatgAAGAAGATTCTGTGGCCAAGAACCGAGACCTGCAGGAAAGCATTTCCTCGGCCATCTCCGCCCTGGACGACCCGCCACTCACGGGACCTAAGGACACTTCCACTCCTGAAGAGCCACCCTTAGGCACTGGACCTACCGTCTCGGGTCCACCccctctcccaagcctgcccAGCACCAACAGTAATGGCACGCCCG agcccCCTTTGCTCGAGGAGAAGCCCCCACCCACCCCGCCTCCTGCCCCAACACCTcagcctcccccacctccacccccacccccacccccagttccagCCTTGCCCTCACCTACTCCACTGGTGACTCCTGTGGCTAGTTCACCTCCTCCGCCACAGCCGCCGCCTCCACCAGCATTGccctcaccacccccacccccgcccccgccaccCCAGCCAACACCCACAGCCATCCCACCAGTTGCTCCTCCAGAGGAACCTGCTGCCCCGTCCCCAGAGGACCCTGAACCTCCAGACGCCCGGCCTCTGCACCTTGCTAAGAAGCAGGAGACAGCAGCTGTGTGTGGGGAGACAGATGAGGAGGCCGGGGAGAGCGGTGGTGAGGGCATCTTCCGGGAGCGGGATGAGTTTGTCATCCGTGCAGAGGACATCCCCTCCCTCAAG CTGGCGCTACAGACCGGCCGTGAGCCTCCACCTATCTGGCGTGTCCAGAAGGCCCTTCTGCAGAAGTTCACTCCAGAGATCAAGGATGGCCAGAGGCAGTTTTGTGCCACCAGTAAC TATTTGGGTTATTTTGGGGATGCGAAAAACCGATACCAGCGTCTCTATGTGAAATTCTTGGAGAATGTCAACAAGAAGGATTACGTGAGGGTGTGCGCCCGGAAACCCTGGCACCGGCCCCCATTGCCAGTCAG ACGGTCTGGTCAGAGCAAGGGACCTACCCCTGTTGGGGGCAGCTCTGCACCTCCATCTAAAGCCCCAGCCCCACCTGCTAAGCCTGAGACCCCTGAGAAGGCAACATCTGAGAAGCCTCCAGAACTGACACCCGAGCCTGCCGTACTCGAGCCCCCTGCCCCAGAGAAGCCATCCCCACCCCAACctgtggagaaggagaaggaaaaggagaaggaaaaggaaaaggagagggtaaCCCGTGGTAGTGATCGGCCCTTACGGAGCGAACGGGCCGCCAGTGGGCGGCAGATGAGGACTGACCGGAGCCTGGCCGCAGGACAGTCTACCACCTCCCGCCTGTCTAAAACCAGGCCTACAAAGGTGAAGGCTGAGCCACCTccgaagaagagaaagaagtggtTGAAAGAGGCAGTGGGTAATGCCTCAGCAAGCGGCGGGCCTGGGGGGAGCTCATCAGACTCAGAGTCCTCCCCTGGTGCTCCCAGCGAGGACG